The Patescibacteria group bacterium DNA window CTACCGATCTGACCCGGCGGTTTTAGAATTGGAACTTGAAGCGATCAAAGAAGTTCGCAAGAAAAAAGGCTTTACCAATTTATGGTTAATGCTGCCCTTTGTCCGAACTCCGCAAGAACTTTTGGAAGTCAAAAAGATTATCGCCAGCGCCGGCCTTCTTCGGTCGCCTTCCTTTAAACTGTGGCTGATGGTGGAAATTCCCGCCAACGTGATTTTGTTGGATAAGTTTATCGAAATGGGCATTGACGGAGTTTCGATCGGTTCTAATGATTTAACGATGTTAACCTTAGGGGTTGACCGAGACAACGCCGAACTGGCCCAGGCTTTTAACGAGCAGGACCCGGCCGTTCTTTGGGAACTAGAAAAAATTATTAAAACCTGTCATCAATATAAAATAACCTCGTCCATTTGTGGTCAGGCGCCGTCTGATTACCCTTCCTTGGTGGAAAAATTAGTACACTGGGGAATAACCAGCGTCTCGGTAAACCCCGATGCCGTAGAAAGAACCAGAGAAACGATTTATGAAGAGGAGAAAAAATTGTGCCAAAAATAAAAGAAATTAAAGCCCGGGAAATTTTAGATTCACGGGGAAATCCCACGATCGAAACCAAAATAACTCTCGATAACGATATTTTGGGCATCGCTTCTGTTCCTTCCGGAGCCTCGTTAGGCAAGTATGAAGCGCTTGAACTTCGTGACGCTGACATGAACCGCTATTTTGGGTTGGGCGTTTTGAAAGCCGTAGGAAACGTTAACCAGGTCATTGGTCCAAAACTTCTTGGGTTTGATCCAACCAAACAGCAGGAAATTGACAGGTTAATGATTGATCTTGACGGCACAGAAAATAAGAGTAAGCTTGGCGCTAACAGTCTCTTGTCGGTTTCTTTAGCCGTAGCTTCTGCTGCTTCTAAGTCTCAAAAATTACCATTGTACCGGTATCTTAATTCTTTATATGGGGAGACATTGCCAACCACGATTGAAAAAATGCCTACCCCGACTTTTAATATCATTAACGGCGGAAAACACGGAGCCGGTAATTTAGATTTTCAGGAATTTCATGTCGTCCCCGCAACAACGAAACCATATCATGAGGCACTCCGCATCGGCGAAGAAATCTACCAAAAACTAAAAGAGGTTTTAATTCACCGCAACGCCATTCGTTCCGTTGGCGACGAAGGAGGTTTTGCGCCAAATCTTTTTACCAATTTAGACACCCTGGAGATCATTCTGGAAGCTGTCAAATTAACGCCCCATGTTTTCGGCCGAGATGTTTTTTTAGGACTTGACATCGCCGCTTCCAATTTCAAAAAGGCTGATGGTTACCAAATTAAAGATAAACCGAATTCACTTTCAGCCAATGAGTTTATTGAGTATTTGATTAATCTTAATAAGGAATACCAGCTTTTGATTTTAGAAGATCCTTTAGACGAGGACGATTGGGAGGATTGGGCAAGACTGACTCAACTCTTGGGCAAAGGAACTTTAATTGTCGGCGACGATTTGTTGGCGACTAACCTTCTAAGATTAAAGCAGGCCATCGATAAGCGTCTTTGCACCACCATTCTTATTAAACCTAACCAGGCAGGAACTTTATCGGAAACTCTGGAAGTCGTTAAAACCGCGCGTGCGGGAGGGTTTAAGGTTATTGTTTCTCATCGCTCCGGGGAAACCAACGATACTTTTATTGCCGATTTTGCCGTGGCGGTTGGTTCGGACTACGTCAAATTCGGGGCTCCGGCCAGAGGCGAAAGGGTCGCTAAATATAATCGGCTTTTGGAAATTGAGGAAGAATTAAATTTAAAATGACTAATCCTGTCGTGTTGATTATTTTAGACGGTTGGGGGTTAGCGCCTGCCGGTCCGGGAAACGCTGTTTCTCAAGCCTCGGTGCCTAATTTTAACCGGTTTTGGGCCTCATATCCTCATGCCAAATTAACCGCTTCGGGGGAACCCGTGGGTTTGCCTCATGGCGAACGAGGTAATTCCGAAACCGGTCATCTCAATTTAGGGGCCGGAAGAATTGTTTATCAGGACCTACCCCGCATTAATATGAGTATTGCCGACGGCTCCTTTTTCAAAAATCAAGCTTTTCTCGCCTGTTTTGAACATGTAAAGAAAAATAATTCGGCTTTGCATCTTATGGGCCTCATCGGTCAAGGCGGCGTTCATTCGTCCAATGAACATCTTTATGCCCTTTTACGTTTAGCTAAAGAGGCTGGCCTTAAAAATCTTTTTCTGCAGCTTTTTACTGACGGAAGAGATTCACCGCCGACCTCGGCCAGACTCTACTTGAGTCAAATTGAGACCAGGCTTAAAGAAGAAGGCTTGGGGAGAATCGCTTCTTTGTGCGGCCGTTATTTTGCTTTGGATCGTGATAACCGTTGGGAACGAACCCAGAAAACCTATGAACTTTTGGTTGATGGTCTAGGGGAAAAAGCCTTTTCGGCTGAAGAAGCTGTTCAGGCGGCTTACGATCATGGCAAAACCGATGAATTTATCGAACCGACCTTAATCGTGGAAAAAAACGGACAACCGTTAGGTCCCATCAAAGATCAAGACGCGGTTATCTTTTTTAATTATCGTATTGATCGGCCAAGACAATTAACCAAGGCTTTTATTTTACCGGATCTTGAGCATATCGCCATTACTAAGCCGACTTTTGACCCTTACGCGGAAAAATATTTTAAAAAAACCTATATTGAACCGTCTCGGTTAAGAAAAACTTTTCCCCGAAAAAAGGTCCTTTCTGATCTTTTCTTTGTGACGATGACTGAATACGAAAAGGGTTTACCTGCCAAGGTTGCTTTTCCACCGATTTCCGTCAACATGACTTTATCCCGCGTTTTATCGGAACGTAATCTAAGACAGCTTCATATTACCGAAACCGAAAAAGAAAGATTTGTTACTTATTATTTTAATGGTCAAAGAGAAATACCGTATTCAGGAGAAGAGTGGAAAACCGTACCTTCACCTAAGGTTCCGACCTATGATTTGCAGCCGGCGATGTCGGCGACGGAAATTACCGAAATCGTCCTTGAGAAAATCAACCACAAATTTTATGATTTTATTTTGATTAATTTTGCGAATCCCGATATGGTTGGTCATACCGGCGTTATTCCGGCAGGAATTACCGCCTGCGAGGTCGTTGATACCTGTTTAGGCAAAATTGCCAACGCCGTGAATATTTCTAACGGAACTTGCATCGTTACGGCAGACCATGGTAATGTAGAAGAAATGATTAATCCCTTAACGGGTGGAGTTGACACCGAGCATTCAAGTAATCCGGTTCCCTTCATCTTAATTAACCGAAAATATCAGGGAGATTTACGGGAACTTTCAAGTGGTATCTTAGCGGATGTGGCACCGACTGTTTTAACAGCCTTACAAATTCCTAAGCCCAGCGAACTTTCCGGTCGCAGTTTAATTTAATTAAAATAATCAAAGAGGAGGTTTCAAATGAAAATTACACTCTCGGTCATCAAGGCAGATATCGGTTCCATCGGCGGTCATGAATGTCCCAGTCAGGCTGTTTATGAGACAGTCAAAGACTATATTGAAAAGAACAGTCAGGGGTTGCTGATTGATTATTTCCAAACTTTTTTAGGCGACGATATTGCTCTTTTAATGACCCATACCAAAGGCGAGGGAAACTCTGATATTCATAAACTGGCCTGGGATAGTTTTAAGGCGGGGACGGAGGTCGCAAAAAAACAGGGTCTTTATGGAGCCGGACAAGATTTGCTGAAAGAATCTTTTTCGGGCAATGTTAAAGGGATGGGCCCGGGTGTTTGCGAAATGGAAATTGAAGAAAGACCTAACGAGCCTTTTGTTTTTTTCCAGGCCGATAAAACCGACCCGGGAGCTTTTAATCTGCCGCTTTATTTAAGTTTTGCTGATCCGATGTATTCGCCGGGGCTTTTTATTTCCAAATCAATGAGGAAGGGATTCGAGTTTACGGTCATGAACGTTTACCATACCGAAGGCGATAAAATTGTGACTTTAAAAGCACCGGAAGAACTTTACAGTATTGCTGTCTTACTAAGGGATTTAGAAACTTATGTTATTGAATCGGTGCACTCGCGCGACAACGGCGAAATTGCCGCCGTGGTTTCCACTTCAAGGCTTCATAATATCGCCGGAACTTATGTGGGAAAAGATGACCCCGTGGCTTTGGTTCGGGCGCAAAAATTATTTCCCGATACGGGTGAAATTCTTTCTCCTTATGCCATCGGTTATTTTGTCGCCGGCGACAATCGGGGAAGCCACAATACGCCTTTAATGCCGATTAAAACCCGCTCGACGGTGGCTTATTTTGACGGGCCGGCCTGTGTTTCGGCATTGGGCTTTTGTGTCCATGAAGGAAAATTGACCGAACCCGTGGATCTTTTTGATCATCCGGTTTGGGAAAGAGTCCGCAGCAAAATTTCCGACAAAGCCATCGAGCTTAGGAAACAGGGATTTTTTGGTGCGGCGATGCTGGGCATGAATGAGCTTGAATATACGGAAATCGTTGATCATATCAAAGAGCTCGACAGTCGTTTTAAAGTAAGAAATAAATGATCCAGGTCGTTAAGAAACCAAAAAATCCGAAAATTGTTCCTAATCTTACTGATTATACAAAAGTCTATAGCCATTTTTTATGGAAGAATTATCAGCAAGAACTGAAATGGTTTGCCCCCGATAAAATTAACGCCGCCTACAACGCCGTTGACCGTCATTTGGGAACCTGGAGAAAGAATAAAATTGCCCTCTATTGGGAAGGTGAAGACGGCAGCCAAAAAAAATACACTTTTGAAGAAATAGCCAATCTCTCTTCCCAGTATGGTCGTTTTTTAAAAAAACTCGGCGTTAGGCGTGGGGACAGAGTTTTTATTTTTCTGCCACGGGTTCCGGAACTTTACTTCTCTTTTTTGGGAATCTTAAAAATCGGGGCGATCGCCGGAGCTCTTTTTTCCGCTTTTAAAGAACAGGCTCTTTATGACCGCTTGGATAATAGCGGTGCCAGCATTTTAATTACCAACAGTAAGCTTAAAAACCGTGTTGAAAAAATCAGGCAGAAATTAAAAAATCTCAAACACATTCTGGTCATTGATGATCCCCAGTTTCAGGATAAATTTAAAAAAACCTCGTCTAAACTTCGTGTTTTGGAAATGGATCCGCAGGATCCGGCTTTCATGCTTTACACTTCGGGAACAACGGGGAAACCGAAAGGTGTCGTTCATCGGCATTTAGCCATTCTTCAGGAACATCTTACGGCCAAATGGGTTTTAGATCTTAAAGATACCGATACTTATTGGTGTACGGCCGATCCGGGTTGGGTAACGGGAATTGCCTACGAAATTCTTGGTTCCTGGTCAAACGGCGTGGCGACCATCGTTTATGAAGGCCGCTTTGATCCTAAGCGTTGGTACCAAATCTTAGAGAAATACAAAGTGACTATCTGGTATACCGCTCCTACGGCCATCAGAATGCTCATGTCGGCCGGCAGTCATCTTTTTAAAAACCATAACTTAACAAGCTTAAGACATTTAGCCTCGGTGGGTGAACCTTTAAATCCCGAAGCGATTAGGTGGGGTCTTAAAGTTTTTAATCTTCCGTTCCATGACAATTGGTGGCAAACGGAAACGGGCGGCATTTGCATTGCCAATTATCCGTGTCTTGATATCAAACTTGGCTCTATGGGTAAGCCGGTGCCGGGCGTTGAGGCGGGAATTGTTGATGATCATGGCAAAGAACTTCGTCTTGGCCAGGAAGGAAATTTAGCCTTAAGACCTGGGTGGGCTTCAATGATGATTAAAATTTGGCGCCGGCCGAAAAAATATAAAAGTTATTTTACTCACGGTTGGTATTTAAGCGGGGATCGGGCCTATAAAGATAAAGACGGTTATTTTTGGTTCATCGGCAGAGCCGACGACGTGATTAAAACCGCAGGAGAGCGGGTTGGACCGTTTGAAGTTGAATCTTCCCTGGTCGAACATGACGCCGTTGTCGAGGCCGGCGTTATCGGCAAACCCGATAAAATCAGAGGTGAAATTATTAAGGCTTTTGTCGTTTTAAAAAAGGGTATTTCGCCTTCAGAAAAATTAAAAGAAGAGCTTTCTTTGTATGTGAAGACGCACTTGGCCGGTCATGCTTATCCTCGGGAAGTTGAATTTATTGATAAGCTCCCCAAAACCCGCTCGGGGAAAATCATGCGCCGCGTTCTTAAGGCGAAAGAGCTTGGTCTGCCGGTAGGCGACCTTTCGACTCTTGAAGAATATTAATTTTTCTCCTAAAATAGATCAATTATGCTGGAAACATTAGGGACTTTTGTTATCAATATCATTTCCGACACCGGCTACCTGGGAATTTTTCTTCTTATGGCTCTTGAGTCGGCCTGCATCCCTATTCCTTCGGAGGCTACCATGCCTTTTTCGGGTTCACTG harbors:
- the acsA gene encoding acetate--CoA ligase is translated as MIQVVKKPKNPKIVPNLTDYTKVYSHFLWKNYQQELKWFAPDKINAAYNAVDRHLGTWRKNKIALYWEGEDGSQKKYTFEEIANLSSQYGRFLKKLGVRRGDRVFIFLPRVPELYFSFLGILKIGAIAGALFSAFKEQALYDRLDNSGASILITNSKLKNRVEKIRQKLKNLKHILVIDDPQFQDKFKKTSSKLRVLEMDPQDPAFMLYTSGTTGKPKGVVHRHLAILQEHLTAKWVLDLKDTDTYWCTADPGWVTGIAYEILGSWSNGVATIVYEGRFDPKRWYQILEKYKVTIWYTAPTAIRMLMSAGSHLFKNHNLTSLRHLASVGEPLNPEAIRWGLKVFNLPFHDNWWQTETGGICIANYPCLDIKLGSMGKPVPGVEAGIVDDHGKELRLGQEGNLALRPGWASMMIKIWRRPKKYKSYFTHGWYLSGDRAYKDKDGYFWFIGRADDVIKTAGERVGPFEVESSLVEHDAVVEAGVIGKPDKIRGEIIKAFVVLKKGISPSEKLKEELSLYVKTHLAGHAYPREVEFIDKLPKTRSGKIMRRVLKAKELGLPVGDLSTLEEY
- a CDS encoding fructose-1,6-bisphosphatase, whose product is MKITLSVIKADIGSIGGHECPSQAVYETVKDYIEKNSQGLLIDYFQTFLGDDIALLMTHTKGEGNSDIHKLAWDSFKAGTEVAKKQGLYGAGQDLLKESFSGNVKGMGPGVCEMEIEERPNEPFVFFQADKTDPGAFNLPLYLSFADPMYSPGLFISKSMRKGFEFTVMNVYHTEGDKIVTLKAPEELYSIAVLLRDLETYVIESVHSRDNGEIAAVVSTSRLHNIAGTYVGKDDPVALVRAQKLFPDTGEILSPYAIGYFVAGDNRGSHNTPLMPIKTRSTVAYFDGPACVSALGFCVHEGKLTEPVDLFDHPVWERVRSKISDKAIELRKQGFFGAAMLGMNELEYTEIVDHIKELDSRFKVRNK
- the gpmI gene encoding 2,3-bisphosphoglycerate-independent phosphoglycerate mutase, which gives rise to MTNPVVLIILDGWGLAPAGPGNAVSQASVPNFNRFWASYPHAKLTASGEPVGLPHGERGNSETGHLNLGAGRIVYQDLPRINMSIADGSFFKNQAFLACFEHVKKNNSALHLMGLIGQGGVHSSNEHLYALLRLAKEAGLKNLFLQLFTDGRDSPPTSARLYLSQIETRLKEEGLGRIASLCGRYFALDRDNRWERTQKTYELLVDGLGEKAFSAEEAVQAAYDHGKTDEFIEPTLIVEKNGQPLGPIKDQDAVIFFNYRIDRPRQLTKAFILPDLEHIAITKPTFDPYAEKYFKKTYIEPSRLRKTFPRKKVLSDLFFVTMTEYEKGLPAKVAFPPISVNMTLSRVLSERNLRQLHITETEKERFVTYYFNGQREIPYSGEEWKTVPSPKVPTYDLQPAMSATEITEIVLEKINHKFYDFILINFANPDMVGHTGVIPAGITACEVVDTCLGKIANAVNISNGTCIVTADHGNVEEMINPLTGGVDTEHSSNPVPFILINRKYQGDLRELSSGILADVAPTVLTALQIPKPSELSGRSLI
- the eno gene encoding phosphopyruvate hydratase; this encodes MPKIKEIKAREILDSRGNPTIETKITLDNDILGIASVPSGASLGKYEALELRDADMNRYFGLGVLKAVGNVNQVIGPKLLGFDPTKQQEIDRLMIDLDGTENKSKLGANSLLSVSLAVASAASKSQKLPLYRYLNSLYGETLPTTIEKMPTPTFNIINGGKHGAGNLDFQEFHVVPATTKPYHEALRIGEEIYQKLKEVLIHRNAIRSVGDEGGFAPNLFTNLDTLEIILEAVKLTPHVFGRDVFLGLDIAASNFKKADGYQIKDKPNSLSANEFIEYLINLNKEYQLLILEDPLDEDDWEDWARLTQLLGKGTLIVGDDLLATNLLRLKQAIDKRLCTTILIKPNQAGTLSETLEVVKTARAGGFKVIVSHRSGETNDTFIADFAVAVGSDYVKFGAPARGERVAKYNRLLEIEEELNLK